The nucleotide sequence ACACCGGGCGGCGCATCGCCGTGCGTTGCGCGGAGCGCATGATCCGTGTCCAGCTGGAGCTGGGCGGCCAGAACCCGCTGGTCGTGCTGGGCGACGCCGACCCGGAACGCGCCGCCGAGATCGGCGTCAACAGCGCCTATTTCCATGCCGGCCAGCGCTGCACCGCCACCGGCCGCTTCATCGTCGAGGATTCGATCCACGACGCCTTCGTCGCCGCGATGACGGAGCGGATGGCGGCGCTGCGCGTCGGCCACGCCCTGCTGCCGGAGACGCAGATCGGCCCGGTCATCGACGAGTTCCAGCTCACCAAGAACCTGCAATACATCGACACCGGCCTGAAGGAAGGCGCGCAGTTGGCCTCCGGCGGCGGGCGGCTGGACCGGCCGACGCGCGGCTGGTTCCTGGCACCGACCCTGTTCACCGAGACCAGCAACGCCATGACCATCAACCGGGAGGAGGTGTTCGGCCCGGTCGCCAGCGTCATCCGCGTCAAGGATTACGAGGAGGCCCTGCATGTGGCCAACGACACCGACTACGGCCTGTCGTCGGGCATCATCACCAACTCGATGAAGCACGCCCGCCACTTCCAGGCCAACATCCAGGCCGGCATGACCATGCTGAACCTGCCGACGGCCGGCGTCGACTACCACGTCCCCTTCGGCGGCCGGAAGATGTCGAGCTACGGCCCGCGCGAGCAGGGACGCTCCGCCATCGAGTTCTACACCATCATCAAGACGGCCTATCGCGCGCTGTGACGCCGAACCGAAGCCCAGGGAGAGCCTTCTTGTCCAATGACACCCTGAACACCGGGCGGCCGGACTTCGCGACGGCCGTGCTCGCCCCGATCCACGCCATCGTCGGCGACCGCGGGCTGATCACCGATCCCGGCACCATGCAGCCCTTCATGGAATCCTGGCGCGACGGCTGGGTCGGCCGCTCCCCCGCCGTGGTGCTTCCCGACAGCACCGAGGCGCTGGCCGCCGTGGTGCGCATCTGCGCGGAGACGCGCACCCCCATCGTGCCCCAAGGCGGCAACACCGGCCTGACCGGGGCCAGCCAGCCGCACGCCGACGGGACGGAGATCGTCCTCTCCACCAACCGGCTGAACCGCATCCGCGAGATCGACATCGACAACGACACGATGACGGTCGAGGCCGGCTGCATCCTCGCCAACATCCAGAACGCGGCGCGCGACATCGGCCGTCTGTTCCCGATGAGCCTCGCCGCCGAGGGCTCCTGCCAGATCGGCGGCAACATCGCCACCAACGCCGGCGGCGTGCAGGTCGTGCGCTACGGCAACATGCGCAACCTCGTCGCCGGGCTGGAGGTGGTGCTGCCCGACGGGCGGATCTGGGACGGGCTGCGCGGGCTGCGCAAGGACAACGCCGGCTACGACATGAAGCAGATCTTCATCGGGTCGGAGGGCACGCTGGGCATCGTCACCGCCGCGGTGCTGAAGCTGTCGCCGCTGCCGCGCGCCACCGCCACGGCGCTGGTCGCGGTGTCGGCGCCCAGCGACGCCGTCGATCTGCTGACCCGCGCCAAGGGTGTCGCCGGCGACCGCATCATCACCTTCGAGCTGATCCAGCGCGACTGCATCGACGTGGCCCGCCGCCATGTGCCGGACGTGCCCGACCCACTGCGCGACCGCTATCCCTGGTACGTGCTGGTCGAGCTGGCCGACCAGGACGGCGGCAACCGTCTGGCCGAGATGCTGGAAGGCATCCTGGAAGCCGGAATGGAGGCCGGGGAGGTGCTGGACGGCGTCGTCGCCGCCTCCAAGGCCCAGGCCGATTCGCTGTGGCGCATCCGCGAGGGCATTCCGGAAGGCCAGAAGCGCGAGGGCGTGTCCTTCAAGCACGACGTGTCGGTGCCGATCTCCCGCGTGGCGCGCTTCCTCGACCGCGCCAACGCGGCGCTGGAGCGGGAATGCCCGGGCATCCGCCCCTTCGCCTTCGGCCATCTCGGCGACGGCAACATCCACTTCAACCCGATCCAGGCGGAGGGCGGCGACCCGGCCGAATGGAAGGCGAAGCTTGCGACGGTCAACGCCATCGTCCACGACATCGTGGTCGACCTTGGCGGCTCCATCTCCGCCGAGCACGGCATCGGGCGGCTGCGCATCGACGAGATGCCGCGCTACAAGTCCCCGGTCGAGCTGGACATGATGGCGACGCTGAAGCGCGCCTTCGATCCGCACAACATCATGAACCCCGGCAAGATCCTGCGCGCCTGAGCGCGGCCCGGCCAAACAAGGACCGCATCCGATGAAGATCCTCGTCCCGGTCAAGCGGGTGGTCGATTACAACGTCAAGATCCGCGTCAAGGCGGACGGCTCCGGCGTTGAGACCGCCAACGTGAAGATGAGCATGAACCCCTTCGACGAGATCGCCGTCGAAGAGGCCGTCCGCCTCAAGGAAGCCGGCACGGCGACCGAGGTCATCGTGGTCACCGTCGGCCCGACGGCGGCGCAGGAGACGCTGCGCACCGGCCTCGCCATGGGCGCCGACCGCGGCATCCTGGTCCAGACCGACGCCGAGACGCAGCCCCTG is from Azospirillum sp. TSH58 and encodes:
- a CDS encoding aldehyde dehydrogenase family protein, giving the protein MSPASDRITNFIAGSWRPGRERLDIFNPSNLDELAGSYSLAGAEDVTEAVAAARAAQPQWRAATVEQRSLVLDAISRALFDRKDELARIAATEGGKTIPDALGEITRAAHLARFFAAEALRAPGETLGSVRPGVEVDVTREPVGVIGLVTPWNFPVATPMWKIAPALAFGNAVIWKPSEKTPGISIAVTRLIAEALEAHGMPSSLFNLVIGAGPNVGAAVVDAVDAVSFTGSVNTGRRIAVRCAERMIRVQLELGGQNPLVVLGDADPERAAEIGVNSAYFHAGQRCTATGRFIVEDSIHDAFVAAMTERMAALRVGHALLPETQIGPVIDEFQLTKNLQYIDTGLKEGAQLASGGGRLDRPTRGWFLAPTLFTETSNAMTINREEVFGPVASVIRVKDYEEALHVANDTDYGLSSGIITNSMKHARHFQANIQAGMTMLNLPTAGVDYHVPFGGRKMSSYGPREQGRSAIEFYTIIKTAYRAL
- a CDS encoding FAD-binding oxidoreductase → MSNDTLNTGRPDFATAVLAPIHAIVGDRGLITDPGTMQPFMESWRDGWVGRSPAVVLPDSTEALAAVVRICAETRTPIVPQGGNTGLTGASQPHADGTEIVLSTNRLNRIREIDIDNDTMTVEAGCILANIQNAARDIGRLFPMSLAAEGSCQIGGNIATNAGGVQVVRYGNMRNLVAGLEVVLPDGRIWDGLRGLRKDNAGYDMKQIFIGSEGTLGIVTAAVLKLSPLPRATATALVAVSAPSDAVDLLTRAKGVAGDRIITFELIQRDCIDVARRHVPDVPDPLRDRYPWYVLVELADQDGGNRLAEMLEGILEAGMEAGEVLDGVVAASKAQADSLWRIREGIPEGQKREGVSFKHDVSVPISRVARFLDRANAALERECPGIRPFAFGHLGDGNIHFNPIQAEGGDPAEWKAKLATVNAIVHDIVVDLGGSISAEHGIGRLRIDEMPRYKSPVELDMMATLKRAFDPHNIMNPGKILRA